The genome window AGCACACGTCGTGCCTCGGCCTCGAGCGTGTAGCCGCCCGCGTGCTCGAAGCGGTCGCGCAGGCGCCCGTACTCGGAGAGCAGGCGGTCGTGGTCGGCCGGATCGGCGCTCGCCAGTTCGGCCTCCAGCGCGGTCAGGCGGTGCTCGAGCGAGGTGACGTCCGAGGCGGCCGCCAGCACCTCGTCGAGCACGGTCGGCGCCGCCATCTCGATGGCCTCCTGGCGCAGGTAGCCGATGACGGCGTCTTTGGCACGCGAGACCGTGCCGTCGTCGGGCGACGACTCGCCCGCGACGATCTCGAGCAGCGTGGTCTTCCCCGCCCCGTTGGGGCCGACCAGCGCGATGCGGTCGCGCGCTCCGACGCGCAGCGACACGCCCGAGAACAGGGTGCGCGCGCCGAAGGACTTGGAGACGTTGTCGACGGTGATGAACACGGCGCCACAGGATACCGCAGCGGGCCGCGAGGGCCCCGCGCGCATACGTGCAGCGCGATGCGGGAATACATCCTCGAGGGAGGTGGAAGCCATGGGAAAGCACGATGCGCTCTCGAAGACGCTGGCGGTCACGGGGGTGATCGTGGTCGCGCTCCCGCTGCTCGCGCCGATCGCGTTCGGGGTCGTCGCGTGGTTCACGCGCCCGGCGGGTGTGCCGTTCATGATCGACTTCCTGATGCCGTTCGAGATCTACCCGGTCACAATCGTCGGCGTGCTGCTGCTGCTGGCCGCGGCGCTCCGCGCACGCGATCGCCGCGCAGCAGTCGCGTGGTCGGTCGGCGGCATGCTCGGCGGCGTCCTGCTCAGCGGCCTGGCCGCCAATCTGACGGGCATCGCCGACTCGGTCGACCCCCTGCCCTGGTGGCGCTACGCGCCCACCATCGCGCTGGGCGCCGGGTCGCTCGTCGCGCAGGTGGTCCTCATCGTGTTCGGCATCCTGCTCGTCAAGGATCTCTTCGCCGCGGAACACGCCACGGAACCGCCGGCCGTACCGACCGCCTAGCCAGGTGTCGAGCGGCAGGCCCCAAAGCAAGAGGGGCGGCCCCGTCACGGGACAGCCCCTCATCTGTGCGTGTGGTCGAGCCGGGTGCTAGATCTTGCGGACGTTCGACGCCTGCTTATTGCCGCCCTGGCCGTCCGTGACCTCGAACTCCACGGCCTGGCCCTCGTCGAGGGTCTTGTAGCCGTCGGTCTGGATCTCGCTGTAGTGGACGAAGACGTCCTCGCCACCCTCGATCGAGATGAAGCCGTAGCCCTTGTCCGGGTTGAACCACTTCACGGTACCCTGTGCCATTTCCAACTCACTTTCCGCCCCCGCCTTCGGGGACAAAACAATCGGCGCGATGAATCCGCCACGAAAGCGGACCATCACGCCGCGAACGTGTGGGCCGACGTCCGACCCGATGCGAATAGTAGGGCACGGCGCGCCGTTCGTCTACTGCGCGGGTGTGCCGTCCTCCAACGGCCGCTCCAGCAGCTCCATGCCGCCCTCGACGCCGAGTACCTCGGCGAGGCGCACGAAGCGCCGCCGCTCGGCCCGGTCCACGCTCGGCTTGCCGCTCGTGGCGACGTAGAAGATGGAGTCGTAGGACGGGTCCGGCACGTCGAGCACACGGTTCTCCGAGGTGATCGCGCATCGTAGCGCGGACAGCATCGGAAGCGGATCCTTGAGCAGCAGCATGCCCTCGGCGTCGGCCTTCTCGTAGCCGGTGCGGTGCAGCGCGCGTCCCCACAGCGTCACGATCCACGATGCCGTGACCACCGCCGCGTAGGTCAGCGCCGCCACGATCGCGAGGAAGACGATCACCACGAGCGCCGCGCCGCAGCCGCCCGCCGAGTCCGAGTCCAAGTCGCCGAGGCACCCGGCCGCGTCCCCGCAGCCGTCGAGGTCCGCGCCCGAGCATCCGGTATTGCCGCAACCCTGGCAGCCCTCCGAGGCACACCCGGCGCCCGCGCCCGCCGAGCCGCGGATCGCCTTGATCGGGCCCATGAGCGCGGCCAGCGCTGTGCCGAACATGATGTCCCCGGCGACGATGCGCGCGACCAGCGTGGCGACGACGGCGCGCTCCTCGTCGTCACTCATCGTGTCGAGCAGGCCCTGCGTCACGCCGATGACCGGCCGCTTGCGGGTGGTTCCGATCGCGAACGCGTTCACCGCGCCCGTGGGCAGCAGGATGATCCTCGGCTGCACGCCGAGGC of Actinomycetota bacterium contains these proteins:
- a CDS encoding ABC-F family ATP-binding cassette domain-containing protein; translated protein: MNGTPAGRVNHATTPNAIGASSGSATTITPVTASVFESASCFPMASTSLEDVFPHRAARMRAGPSRPAAVSCGAVFITVDNVSKSFGARTLFSGVSLRVGARDRIALVGPNGAGKTTLLEIVAGESSPDDGTVSRAKDAVIGYLRQEAIEMAAPTVLDEVLAAASDVTSLEHRLTALEAELASADPADHDRLLSEYGRLRDRFEHAGGYTLEAEARRVL
- a CDS encoding cold-shock protein translates to MAQGTVKWFNPDKGYGFISIEGGEDVFVHYSEIQTDGYKTLDEGQAVEFEVTDGQGGNKQASNVRKI